One part of the Quercus lobata isolate SW786 chromosome 7, ValleyOak3.0 Primary Assembly, whole genome shotgun sequence genome encodes these proteins:
- the LOC115951505 gene encoding putative disease resistance protein At3g14460: protein MGNGISAIKGCKGVASRSTDELCFPKSIILSIPYVKSLTEAFMHGLAKVENLKIDNCEELTSLWQDEFVSLITLDIRDCASLVNISLTSTLRKLNIEACSGLKSLSISNCTYLEKASISRCNSLTLISRGQLPQNLKTLYIDDCENLQFLADEEEAFSNSSSLLEDLDIRGCPSLKCLSSSGDLPTTLKRLQIMSCIEFTSLSSKNELPTALKYLFVYNCPKMESIANNLPNNASLEYLQIASCAKLKSLPVGLHKLCHLNKIEISNCPSFVSFPDGGLLPTSLRDLSIYDCEKLEDWPNCMG, encoded by the coding sequence ATGGGCAATGGTATTAGTGCAATTAAGGGATGTAAAGGGGTGGCGAGCAGAAGTACAGATGAGTTATGCTTTCCAAAGTCAATTATTCTTTCTATTCCATATGTGAAAAGCTTGACGGAGGCGTTCATGCATGGGTTAGCTAAGGTGGAAAATCTAAAGATAGATAATTGTGAGGAGCTAACATCTTTGTGGCAGGATGAATTCGTATCCCTTATAACGCTGGATATAAGAGATTGCGCAAGCCTTGTCAACATCAGCTTGACATCTACTTTAAGGAAACTAAATATTGAGGCTTGTAGTGGTTTGAAATCCTTGTCAATCTCTAATTGTACATATTTGGAAAAGGCAAGCATTTCGAGATGTAATTCTTTGACGTTGATTTCAAGAGGTCAGTTgcctcaaaatttgaaaacgcTATATATAGATGATTGTGAGAATTTGCAGTTTTTGGCAGATGAGGAAGAGGCTTTTTctaattcttcttctcttcttgaGGACTTGGATATTCGGGGCTGTCCATCTCTAAAATGCTTGTCATCAAGTGGCGACCTACCTACCACGCTTAAACGCCTTCAGATTATGTCATGCATAGAGTTCACATCCTTATCATCAAAAAACGAGTTACCTACAGCTCTTAAATACCTTTTTGTATACAACTGTCCGAAGATGGAGTCAATAGCGAACAACTTACCCAACAATGCGTCTCTTGAATATCTTCAAATCGCAAGTTGTGCAAAGTTGAAATCCTTACCGGTGGGCCTACACAAACTCTGCCACCTCAATAAGATCGAGATAAGTAACTGCCCTAGTTTTGTTTCCTTCCCAGATGGAGGGTTACTCCCCACCAGCTTGAGAGATCTTTCGATCTACGACTGTGAGAAACTGGAGGACTGGCCCAACTGCATGGGGTAG